One Candida dubliniensis CD36 chromosome 1, complete sequence genomic region harbors:
- a CDS encoding ribosome-biogenesis GTPase, putative (Similar to S. cerevisiae RIA1): MKISPETVNKLQSDASCIRNICILAHVDHGKTSLSDSLLATNGIISQRMAGKVRYLDSREDEQLRGITMESSAISLYFKVMRLQQGSQEPDVREHLINLIDSPGHIDFSSEVSTSSRLCDGAVVLVDAVEGVCSQTVNVLRQCWIDKLKPLLVINKIDRLITEWKLSPSEAYQHISRTIEQVNSVIGSFFAGDRLEDDLNWREAGSVGEFIEKSDEDLYFTPEKNNVIFASAIDGWAFSVNTFAKIYSKKLGFSQQALSKTLWGDFYLDMKNKKIVPGRKLKNNSNNLKPLFVSLILDQIWAVYENCVIERNQEKLEKIIEKLGAKITPRDLRSKDYKNLLNLIMSQWIPLSHAILGSVIEYLPSPIVAQRERIDKILDETIYSAVESESDKSKLVDPSFVKAMQECDSSHPDIHTIAYVSKLLSIPNEDLPKVSNSSIGGLTADEIQERGRIARELAKKASEAAALAQEASKNEDKFVIKPKKDPFEWEFEEEDFENEDDESDANGIEESTETIVGFTRIYSGSLSRGQKLTVIGPKYDPSLPRDHQTNFEQIANDIEIKDLFLIMGRELVRMDKVPAGNIVGVVGLDNAVLKNATICSPLPDDKPYINLASTSTLIHNKPIMKIAVEPTNPVKLAKLERGLDLLAKADPVLEWYVDDESGELIVCVAGELHLERCLKDLEERFAKGCEVTVKEPVIPFREGLADDKISTNTSSNNEEHESDESEDELADLEFDVSPLPLEVTQFLIDNETIIAEIVNNMHDTHEIRKDFVEKFANIIDNSNLTAHFPNTKSFINNIVCFGPKRVGPNIFIEDYGSNQFRHLLSESATEARFVYENNVFNGVQLVFNEGPLASEPMQGIIVRLKKAEKREVGEDKIVSPGRIITQTRDLIYKRFLQKSPRLFLAMYTCEIQAATEVLGKVYAVVQRREGSIISEEMKEGTPFFTIVARIPVIEAFGFSEDIRKRTSGAASPQLVFDGYDMLDIDPFWVPHTEEELEELGEFAERENVARRYMNNIRRRKGLFVDEKVVKNAEKQRTLKKD; this comes from the coding sequence ATGAAGATTTCACCAGAGACAGTGAATAAGTTACAACTGGATGCATCATGTATAAGAAATATATGTATTTTAGCACATGTTGACCATGGTAAAACCTCATTGAGTGACTCGTTGCTAGCCACTAACGGGATCATATCTCAACGTATGGCAGGAAAAGTCAGATATCTTGATTCAAGAGAAGATGAACAATTAAGAGGTATAACCATGGAGTCCTCGGCAATTTCGTTATATTTTAAAGTCATGCGATTGCAACAAGGGTCACAAGAGCCAGACGTTCGTGAgcatttaattaatttgattgattcaCCAGGACATATTGACTTTTCTTCTGAAGTAAGTACTTCTTCGAGATTGTGTGATGGGGCTGTTGTTTTGGTCGATGCTGTGGAAGGTGTATGCTCACAAACAGTCAACGTTCTACGCCAGTGTTGGATTGATAAGTTGAAGCCGTTGCTAgttataaacaaaattgatAGGCTAATCACAGAGTGGAAATTGTCTCCGCTGGAAGCATACCAGCACATTTCTCGAACTATAGAACAAGTGAATTCGGTGATTGGATCTTTTTTTGCTGGTGATAGGCTAGAGGATGATTTAAATTGGCGTGAGGCAGGTTCTGTGGGGGAGTTTATTGAGAAAAGTGACGAAGACTTGTATTTCACACCTGAAAAGAATAATGTAATATTTGCCTCGGCAATAGATGGGTGGGCATTTTCAGTCAATACGTTTGCCAAAATATACCTGAAGAAGTTGGGTTTTTCTCAACAGGCATTATCAAAAACTCTCTGGGGGGACTTTTACTTGGAtatgaaaaacaaaaagattgTCCCTGGcagaaaattgaaaaacaataGTAACAATTTGAAGCCgttgtttgtttctttgattttggaCCAGATCTGGGCTGTTTATGAAAATTGTGTTATCGAAAGGAATCAAGAGAAGTTGGAGAAAATAATTGAGAAATTAGGGGCGAAAATCACACCTCGTGACTTGCGATCCAAAGATTACAAAAACTTGCTAAACTTGATTATGTCTCAATGGATTCCATTGAGTCATGCAATATTGGGATCAGTGATCGAATATTTGCCAAGTCCCATTGTTGCTCAGCGTGAAAGAATCGACAAGATATTGGATGAAACTATTTATAGTGCTGTGGAGTCAGAACTGGACAAATCGAAACTAGTCGACCCTTCATTTGTCAAGGCTATGCAGGAATGTGATAGTTCACACCCAGATATCCATACGATAGCTTATGTatctaaattattatcGATTCCCAATGAAGACTTACCCAAGGTTAGCAATTCATCGATTGGAGGATTAACTGCCGATGAAATACAAGAAAGAGGAAGAATTGCACGAGAATTAGCCAAAAAGGCATCTGAAGCAGCTGCCTTGGCACAAGAAGCTTCCAAAAATGAAGATAAATTTGTCATTAAACCCAAGAAGGATCCATTTGAATGGGAATTTGAGGAAGAGGATTTTGAGAACGAGGATGATGAGAGTGATGCAAACGGGATTGAAGAATCAACTGAAACCATAGTAGGCTTCACTCGTATTTATTCTGGATCTTTATCTCGAGGTCAGAAACTAACGGTGATTGGACCAAAATACGACCCTTCATTACCCAGAGATCATCAGACCAACTTTGAACAAATAGCTAACgatattgaaatcaaagaCTTGTTTTTAATTATGGGACGAGAATTAGTGAGAATGGATAAAGTCCCCGCAGGTAATATTGTTGGGGTTGTTGGATTAGATAATGCCGTGCTTAAGAATGCTACTATTTGTTCGCCATTACCTGACGACAAACCATACATTAATTTGGCTTCCACGTCGACCTTGATCCACAATAAACCAATTATGAAAATAGCAGTTGAACCAACAAATCCAGTAAAACTAGCAAAATTGGAAAGAGGGTTAGATTTATTGGCCAAAGCTGACCCTGTTTTGGAATGGTATGTCGATGATGAGTCGGgtgaattgattgtttgtGTCGCTGGAGAATTGCATCTAGAACGATGCTTGAAAGATTTGGAAGAGAGATTTGCTAAGGGCTGTGAAGTTACTGTTAAAGAGCCAGTCATCCCCTTTAGAGAGGGGTTGGCCGATGATAAAATCAGCACCAACACCAGCAGCAATAATGAAGAACATGAATCTGATGAAAGCGAAGATGAACTTGCTGATTTAGAATTTGATGTTTCTCCGTTACCCTTAGAAGTCACTCAGTTTTTAATTGACAATGAAACGATTATTGCTGAAATTGTCAACAATATGCATGACACTCatgaaattagaaaagattttgttgaaaagtTTGCTAATATAATTGACAATTCTAATTTGACTGCTCACTTCCCAAACACCAAGTCTTTTATTAACAATATAGTTTGCTTTGGACCTAAACGTGTTGGACctaatattttcattgaGGATTATGGGTCAAACCAATTTAGACATTTGCTCAGTGAATCAGCAACTGAAGCTCGATTTGTTTATGAGAATAATGTGTTCAATGGGGTCCAATTGGTTTTCAATGAGGGCCCATTAGCATCTGAACCAATGCAAGGTATTATTGTTAGACTTAAGAAGGCAGAAAAAAGAGAAGTCGGCGAGGATAAGATAGTCAGCCCTGGTAGAATAATAACACAGACTCGTGACTTGATTTACAAACGATTTTTACAAAAATCACCACGTTTGTTTCTTGCAATGTATACTTGCGAGATCCAAGCTGCCACCGAAGTGTTGGGTAAGGTTTATGCTGTTGTTCAACGACGTGAAGGTTCAATTATATCAgaagaaatgaaagaagGTACGCCCTTCTTTACGATTGTGGCAAGAATCCCTGTGATTGAAGCCTTTGGGTTTTCTGAAGATATTAGGAAAAGAACATCAGGGGCAGCTAGTCCTCAATTAGTTTTTGATGGGTATGATATGTTGGACATCGACCCATTTTGGGTTCCCCAtactgaagaagaattagaagAGTTGGGTGAATTTGcagaaagagaaaatgTTGCCAGGAGATATATGAACAATatcagaagaagaaaagggttatttgttgatgagAAAGTCGTCAAAAATGCCGAAAAGCAAAgaactttgaaaaaagattaG